TGCGAGCAGCGCCTGCCGGGCACGCTTGGCCTCGCGTAACGCCCGCTCGGCCCGGTCGGCACGATGCCGGCGCAGGCGCCGCAATGTATCCACCTCACCGAGCAGCACATCAGAATGGGACATGGGTGGTCAGCTCCTTGAGTTGCTCCAGCGTGTGCGCCATCGGCGTCGGCTCACGCAGGTCCTGGCGCAGGAAACCGTCGACCGCCTGGCGACTGTCCACCGCCAGGTCAGTGAGAGGGTCGCTGCCGGGTTGGTACTCGCCCAGCTTGAGCATCAGTTCGATCTGTTGGTACGCCGACAACAAACGGCGCAAGCCGGTGCCGGCCTGGATATCTTCAGGTGCCGCGACGTTGCTCAAAATCCGCGACAGGCTCGCCAGCACATCCACCGCCGGATAGTGCCCGCGTTCGGCCAATTTGCGGGACAGCACGATATGGCCGTCGAGCAGTGAGCGCACTTCATCGGCCACCGGATCGTTCATGGAGTCCTGTTCAATCAGTACCGTGTAGATCGCCGTGATCACGCCATCGCGCGTCAACCCGGCACGCTCCACCAGGCGCGGCAGCAGGCTGTAAACCGACGGTGGCAGGCCTCCGCGCCCCAGAGGTTCGCCGGCGGCCAGGCCGATTTCGCGCTGGGCCCTGGCGAAACGGGTCAGTGAGTCGATCAGCAGCAAGACTCGCCGGCCCTCGCGCCGAAACCCTTCAGCCAGAGCCGTGGCGGTGAACGCCGCGCGGGCGCGTTCCATGCTGGAGCGGTCGGAGGTGGCACACACCAGCACCGCCTTGGCGCGCAGTTGCTCATCGAGTTCATGGTCGAGGAACTCCCGCAGTTCCCGACCCCGCTCACCAATCAGGCCGAACACGATGACATCGCACTCGACGTTGCGCGCAATCTCGGCCAACAACGTGGTCTTGCCGCAGCCGGCACCGGCAAACAGCCCGACGCGCTGCCCTTCGCCGAGGGTCAAAAGGCCGTCGATCGAACGCACGCCGGTGGCCAGTGCGCGATTGATCCGCGGCCGCTCGGTGGGCAGCGGTGCATCACACAACACGGAGTGGGCGTCCGATGCGCCGGCTTCGGCAAATGCACTGGCGCCCTCGCCGCTGATCGGTCGCCCGAAACCATCCAGCACCTGGCCCAGCAATGCCTGGCTGACCTGCACGCGATGCGAGATGCCCAGGCGCTCTACGCCCGCGCCGACTTGCACGCCTTCGAGGTTGCCCAGGGCACTGAGCACCGCATCCTGATTATCGAAGCCGATGATCTCGGCGAGCATGTAATCGCCGGGGTGCTTTTCCACCTGGCACAGATCAACGATACGCGCCTGGGGCAGCCGACATTGCAGCAGCATACCGTTGACGCGCTGGATTCGACCGCGCATGGTCACTGGCGAAAAATTGGCCAGTGACTGGATCTGCCGCTGCTGCCACGCGTCCAGGCGCGCCTGTAATTGCGTGCTCACCAGCGCACCTCATAACGCTGCGCGCCATCGAAGACCACCTTGCTGTTGTCGATCAGTACCAGGCGCAGCCCATCCACTTCGTCGCCTACAAAGAGTCGGTTGCCCTCCTCCAGCACCACGTGACCGTTGGGCCCTCCTACGATCTGCACAATCCTGAACGGCAGTTGCTCATCGCGCGCTCGCACGCGGCTGATCACCGGCACCGCGCTATCGAACTGCTCACCAAAACGGCTGAGCATGCGCGCCACCAGCTCCACTTCTTCCTGGGAAACGTCGCCGCCGAGTGCGACCTGGCCATTGATCAGTTGCAGGCTGACGCGCTGGCTCAATTCACGCTCGCTGAGCATCTTCAACAACTGCTGGCGCACGTCAAACGGCGAATCGAGTTTGTGTTTCTGGGTCACCGGCGGCATCAAGGAAGCCTGGGCCTCAGGCTCCCCTGTAGAAATCATGCCCACCACCACGATCATGGCCGTAACCGCCAGCACCAGACTGAGCAGGCGCTTTTGCTGCGATGGCGGGATCGACGATAGTTTAAAGCCCGGTGCGGGGTCATCGGCCGGTGACTGCGAGGGTGGCTCGGGCGTGGCGGCCTGGGGCCAGGGCTGGTCGGCCAAGGTGACGCACAACTGCGCCTCCCCCACCCAGAACGGTACGTTCAGCGCCAGGCTTGCGATCTGTGCCAGCATCCGACCGCCGGCGTCCCGCAGCAGCCCCGCCTGCGCCTGCACCGACCAGTTAGCCTTGATAAAACGAAGGTGCGCATGTTGCTCAGCGATCCCCGTACCGTGGAGTACCAGGTCGGCATCGGCGTGGGCACCGATGCTCCACTGCTCACCGAACAATGGCAACGCAGCGCCCTGACTCGGTCCGTCAAGCACCCGTAGCTCAAACATCATAGGGCCCTCCACACCGGCCGTGGCCAAGTCGTCATGCCGCCGCACCACGCATTAGCTCGTCCTGGCCCAGGTCAATGCGCCCCAGCACTTTGACCTTGGACGTGCTGCCCAACTCGGCAAACGACAACACGGCTATATGGTTGAACTCTTCCACCAGCAAAGTACGCAAGGGGCTGCGCAAATCCTGCGCCACCAACAGCACGCTTTTGCTCTTGGCCCTCAAGGTAAAGGCCTGGTTGAGCAGGTTGATCAAGGCTGCGCTGTGTTCATCCTCCAGCGCGAAGAACACCCCGGTCTGTGTCTGGCGCAGGGCTTCACGCAGGATGTTTTCGCTGTGCGGCGACAGCAACCAGGCATGCAGGCCATCGTCTTCGCTGTGCTGGTGGTATATCTGCGCCTTGAGGGCAATGCGCGCGTAGTCGGCCAAGGCCTCCGGTTCCCGCTCGTGCTGGCCGTATTCGATCAGCGACTCGACGATCAGCCGCACAGCCCGCAGCGGCACCCCCTCACTGGCCAGGCGCTGCAGCACCGCCGAAAAGCGTGACAGCGGCATGATGCGTTGCAGTTCCTGCACCAACTCCGGCTGGTTGTGCTCCAGCCAACCGAGGATCGCCTTGCTCTCCTGGATGCCCAGGAACTGCGGCCCGCTGAGCATCATGGCCTGCTTCATGCGGTCGATGATCAACGCCGTGGCGGTGAAGCGCTCCAGCTGCGGATCATCGAGCAACGGGTCATCCGGCGCCAGCCAGAGCCAATTCTGCTCGTCACGCTCCACCAACCCCGGTATGCCACGCCCAGGCTCGACTGTCAGCGCACTGCGCTCAACCGCCAGATGGCTGACCACCGACGCTTTGACCATCGGCACTTCGTGCACACAGAAACGCATTTCATCGGCGGCCAGCGAATCATCCAGCTCGACTTCGAATGGCGGCAGCGTCAGGCCGATATTGGCGACCAATGCGTTACGCGACTGGCGAATCCCGTGAATGAGCTCCGCCACCTGGGGCGTACCGCGCAAGGACGAAGGGAACTGCAGCAGATAAGGACGCGAAGGATCGAACCCGCGCAAATCCTCGCTGCCGTTCTCCTCGGGGCGAACGGCGTCGGTGGCCTGAGCGGCGGGTTCCGCTTGCCGTCGACGCTGACGCAACAGGTAAAACCCCAAGGCGCCGGAGATCAGCGAGATCAGCATGAAGACTCCGGTCGGCATGCCCGGCACCGCGGCGAATGCGAGCATGCCCACCGACGCGATCACCCAACTCTTGGGTTCGCTGGTCATCTGCCGGGCGATTTCGGCGCCCATGTTGGTCACGCCCCTGCGCCCATCCGGCGCCACGCGGGTGATGATCATGCCGGCCGTCAGCGAAATCAGCAGCGCCGGAATCTGTGCAATCAGGCCATCACCGATGGTCAATACCGAATACAACGCCATGGAATCGGCGGCACTCAAACCGTGCTGGAACATCCCCGTGGAAAAGCCTCCCAGCAAGTTGACCACCACGATGATCAGACCGGCTATGGCATCGCCCTTGACGAACTTCATGGCGCCGTCCATCGCCCCGAACAACTGACTCTCGCGGGACAGTTGCTCGCGCTTGTCGCGCGCTTGCGCGCCGTCAATCAGGCCGGCACGCAGGTCGCTGTCGATGGACATCTGCTTGCCCGGCATGGCATCGAGGCTGAAGCGCGCGGCGACTTCGGCGACCCGCTCGGAGCCCTTGGTGATGACCAGGAAGTTGACCAGGGTCAGGATCAGGAAAATCACCATCCCCACCGCCAGGTTGCCCCCCACCACAAAATTGCCGAAGGCCTCGACGATATCCCCCGCGTCCTGTTCCAGCAGAATCAGGCGCGTCGTCGCGATCGACAGTGCCAGCCGGAACATGGTCGTCAACAGCAGGATTGAAGGAAACGAGGAAAACGCCAGGGGCCCCGGCAGGTAAAGCGCCAGCACGATAAGCAGGCATGAGATGCAGATATTGAGTGCAATCAGGATGTCCACCAGCCAGGTGGGCAGTGGCACGATAAAAATAAACACGATGGCCATGACCACCACCGCGCCCAGCACTTCGGCGCGCTGTGCCACTTTGAGCAATACACGGTTGATGGCCGACAGTGCGGTCACGCCGTGCCCCTCGGCTCACTGATAAACCGTGCGGCTGGGCGTGTCGTGCGGTGCAACTCATCCAGCACCACCAGCAATACATGCAAGGCCTCCTGCCGTGCTCGGCTGTCGGGCCACACCGCCAGGGGCAGTTGTTGGAACAACGGATAAAGCGCGTTGAGGCACACCAATTGCTGCTGGGTCGGGCCACCGCCCAGCTCACTCGCCAGGCGCAAGGCCTCGGCGGATGCAATGCCGCCGCCGGCGTAACCCAACAGACGCTGGAGCAAGTCGACGGCGTCGTACTCGACGCACAGGCGTTGGATCATCCCACGGCAGCCGGCCAGCACTGCGCTCAGTTGCCCGCAGCTTTGCAGCCCCAGCAGCAAGGTGCGCAACGCGGCAGTAGGCACCGATGAGACCTGCGCGGCAACATCGTCGGCCAGCGCTTTGCGCATCACCTTGATGCCTTCGTGGAACCGCTCAGCACCGTATACACCCAACAGGGCTTGCATCATCGTTGCCAAGGATTGGCGCCTGACCACACTGGCGTAATACAGAGCACGCAGCGCCTGGCGCTCCTGCGGATCGACACCCGTCGCCTGCAGCGCCGAGGCGATGTTCAGACCGGCCTGAATCTCACCACTGAAACGAACCTCCAGCCTGGCAATGGCATCGCGCGCCAGTGCAGCCTCAGCCGCACGCACTTCGGCATCCGCCTGGGCCGCCACGTACTTGAGCACCACAAAAGCTCGCGCCGGGTCTTGCCCGGTGAGTTCCAACAGTGTTTCAACGGTGGGGTTGTGCAGCAGCTGCATCCTGATCCGACGCGAAATGGATGCCATGGTCGCCTGGGCCGGATGACCCAGCTGATCATAGAGCTGCGCAAGCTGCTCGGCGGGGGGCACACGCACACCCACTTTCCGTTCGGCCAGGGTCCGAAACTGATTACCCACTTCCTGGCTGAACAGCTCAGCCAGCTCGTCAACGCCTTTGCCGGGCACCGGTACCGACGCCGGGGTGACCGCCGGCAGATCCAGGCGTGGGTTCACTTGAATATCGTTATTGGCTTCAATCTTCATGGCAGGCCAGCACAGCAAGAATGTTTCCCTGTGTGGCAAGACCCGCCGCTACGGTTCCATCCAATTCCAGTGTGCGCGCCAATTGAAAAGACTTGCACAGACGCCCCTGCACAGCGTGCCAGCGGTTGCGCAAAATCGACTCAATTCAAGATATTTATCTATATTAATCAACTAGTTATATATGTTTTTTTGCTTGGCACAGGCAGTGCTTAGTGGGTCTGGTCGACACGTTTCGACTGCGTCTACCCAAAGGAAAAAAACATGAATATCCCTATTGAAGCTTTAGCGCACCTCGTTGGCAGCTCGCCTCAATTCATGCATCACCTGACAGACGACGAGCAAAAAAAACTCCGGCGCTTCATCCACAAGCGCGTACTCAACCCCGAAGATGCGGACGATCTGCTGCAATTGACCTACCTGGAAGCCTGGCGCAACCGTGAGCGCTACAGCGGCATAGCCACGCTCAGCACCTGGATGTGCGGCATCGCGCAGAACCTGATACGCAATCACTTCAGGCGCATGTACGCCAAGCCGGCGCACTGCGAATTCGACGAGTCGCTTTCCCACGGCCAGGATGAAAGCAACAACCTGGACTGGGAGTTCGAGGTCAATCGCCGCCTGGAAAAGACCCTGAACGCCATCGATCATTTGCCCACGGAAATGCGTAAGACACTTTACGCCTCGCTGGAAACCGACGGCAGCTATCAGGACACGGCTGACGCGCTGGACATACCCATCGGCACCGTTCGCTCCCGCCTTTCACGGGCACGTGAACAGCTCAAACGCGTGACTCACACTTCGCAACATCCGTAGCCGAGACTCAACGTTGGGCGGCAGGGATATCGCCCAATCGAAGCCTTCGTGTACCGCCTGCCAACCGCGCAAGCTCGACAGCCCCTCTACTGCCGAAAGCCTCCATCCACCTCGCCACTCGTCGCCGAAGCGCGCTGTTTTCGTTAAACAGTTGAAAGCGTAGGTAAAAATTCAAAATAAACGCTTGACGCCTTGGCGTTCTGCGCGAATAATGCGCGCCACTTGGCTACATAGCTCAGTTGGTTAGAGCATAGCATTCATAATGCTGGGGTCCGGGGTTCAAGTCCCTGTGTAGCCACCAAGTACCGGTTTAGAGATGTCTACATCAGTCTCTAAACCACCTCAAGAAGCCCGCCTCGTGCGGGCTTTGTTGTATCTGGCTATCTCTCCTTGTATCCCCCTATGCCTTCCCTCCGTGTATCCCCCTGTGTATCCTCGGCAAATAATTGAACCGAGGGGATACAAGCCCAAATGAAGCGATCCGAGATAAAACGCCGCCCCCTTTCCGATACCGCATTGGCCGGCCTGGAGCCTGATGCCAACGAGTATCGCGAACTGGACGGGAGCGGCCTTTATTTCCGCGTGAAGCCTGATGGCCAAAAGTCCTGGCAGCTTCGCTACAAGAAGCCCGACGGCAAATGGTCATGGCTTGGGCTTGGCGGTTACCCCGAGGTGAGCGGATCAGTCGCCAGGCAGAAAGCTGCCGAATTGCGCACCGACGCCGCCGACGGCAAAAACCCGATCGTTACCAAGCAAGCCCGCAAGAAAGCAGAGAGGGATATCGCCGGCGAGACATTCGAGCCACTGGCGAGAGAGTGGTACGCCTCACGTCTCACCAACTGGGATGCGGGTACCGCCAAGCGAATCATCGGAGCCCTGGAGCGTCACGTCTTCCCGGTGTTCGGTAAACGCCCCTATGCCGACATCACACCGCTTGAGTGGATGGAGTTTCTGCGCGGCATGGAACAACAGGGAATTCTTGAGCAAATGAGCCGGGTGCGCTCGTACTGCCGAGACGCCTACGACTTGGCCAGGGTAACTGGCCGGGCGACCCATAACCCGCTTGAAGGGCTGCAAAAATATCTCCAGTCCGGCAAGGCCGAGAACTACGCCCACGTCTCACCCGATGAACTTCCCGGCCTGATCCGCGCCATTACTGCCTATCCGCACGCCCACGATGTGCGCCTAGGTCTGCGCCTGCTGAGCCTGTTCGCGGTGCGCCCTAGCGAGCTGCGCGAGGCCCGGTGGTCGGAGTTCGATTTCACCAAAAAGCTCTGGACGATCCCAGTCGAGCGCAAAGGCCGCAAAAAGGGACTTGAGCACCTGGTGCCGCTTTCGTCTCAGGCGATCGAGGCGCTAGAGGAACTGCGTCAGTACACCGGCAGCTATCCCCTTCTGTTCCCTGGCCGCAGCGACCACACCAAACCACGCAGTGATACCGTGTTTCTCATGGCGCTACGTCGTATGGGATATGAGGGCCGGCAAACCGGGCACGGCTTCCGGCATATCGCCTCGACGGTGCTCAACGAGAACGGCTTCGACGAAAATCACGTCGAGGCCCAGCTATCACACAAAAAGCCTGGTGTTGCCGGCGTCTACAACAAGGCTCAGTACCTGCCGCAACGCACAAAGATGATGCAGTGGTACGCGAACTACCTCGACGGCCTTGCCAGTGGTGTTGTCATCCAAGGCGACTTCGGCAAGCGCGCTTAAGGTGGCGCTTTCTTTGTTCACGTAGACAGCTATAGACTGAATGCCATTACTGTTTGTATAAACAGTTCCTTCTTTTCACGCGTAAAACATACCTAAACCAGCAATCGAAGAGGCCCTCTTAGCGCTTTAAAGCTGTGGTAGGAATGTTTAGGGGCCTGCAGATGCTCGACTTTGATGACCTTGAGGATTTCACGCCTTCGGAACGGCTGCCCAACCTAGACCACTGGAAGGCCGTTATGGAGTTCTCCGTAGAGCAAGCCGCTCTGCTGTCGGCAATGATTGATCCTTTTGACTGTGAAAATCTCATCCTGGCAAAGAGACACAACCACGCTCGCTGGAAAAAAGCACACGGTCATGCGTTGGGAATTGTCTCAGCGATACGTCAAGGGTTGATCTCACCAGTCGTATGCATGGGCTATGTGGAAGAGGAAGTGAGCGATTGGAACGGCAATCCTTCGCTTGAACGTAATCTACGAGTAGTCCGCCCTACGCAGCGCGAGGCTGAAATTAGCATGGCGGACACCATCATCACTCGAGCATCGCTACTCGCTTGGATTACCACGGCTAATGTCCAAGTTACTCGTCCTCCACGGCCTGTAGAAAAGCAGTTAGTCGAACGGATGCCAAAGGCTTCGGCGCCAATTGTGCAGCAGCCTCCACCATTGGCCCTACCAAACTACAGCCACAAATCAGAAGGGCTGGAATTTGTGGAAGAGGCCATAAAACACTTTTGGTCGACCTACGACGAAGAAGATCCCAGCACCGCACCCCGTCGTGACGAGATCATTGAGTATCTGAAAGGAAGAGGGGCATCAGGCCGTGAATCGGAAGCCGTCGACTTAATCCTGAGACCCAAAAATATGCGAACTGCTCACCTCAAAAACCGTAAGGTGCCCACCCGAGCGGACGAGTAAAACCAAGGCTTACAGCCAAGGTGCCCACTCGATATAACGCCCCAGTGGAGCCCTTACTCCCGCTCTCGTGTGCCCGGTGCCGTACACCCTAGAGGCTTGATTAACACCCGTCGCGTACCGTCAACCTGTTTCCCGTATTCATCAACAACGGGAAACAAATATGACCAACATCTCCTCGACCTCAGCCTCAGATACAAGCGCACGCCCATTCTGTGATCCGGCTACCACCCTCATCCGCATTCCGGAAATGGAAGCCATTACCGGCTATAAGCGACCGACGATTTATAAGCGCCTTAAGGATGACCCGACCTTTCCAAAACCGGTGCCGTTGAGCAACAGCAAAGCGCGCGGCGCACCTGTGGCATGGGTGCTTGCTGAAGTTCAAACATGGGTACGTCAGCGCATCGCATTGCGCGAGGTAGCCGCCTAATGAACAAAAAAAAGGCCGACCAACAGGCCAGCCACAAAAATACTCGCGTCGAGAATACCAGCGGAACCGCACAACGCGCTCGCCTTTTGGAGCGCCTGCAAGCGGGCCCGATTGATACCTTCACCGCCATCCGCGAACTAAATATCGTCCGCCCTGGTGCGCGCATTAATGAACTGCGCGGCCTGGGCCACAAGATTCTAACTCACCGCCTCACCCTGACCGACGATCAAGGGCGTACTCACCAGGGCATGGCGCTCTACTACCTCAGCACCAACCCGCCGGCGGAGGTGCCAGCATGAGCGCCCGCATCATCCCCTTCGACTATCAGGGCCAGACCGTCACCTTCAACGCAGAGGGCTGGATCAACGCGACCGTGGCAGCCGCCCGCTTCGATAAGGTTCCCAACGAGTGGCTGCGTCTAGGCTCCACCGAGGAGTACATAGAAAAACTGGCGAGCAGAATGATTGAGAGTAATACGGGAAAACCCCGCATTACTCTTGTTACGACCCGTCGAGGCAATAGTGCCAACAGCGGTACCTGGCTCCATCCGAAGCTGGCAGTGAAATTCGCCCGCTGGCTCTCTGTGGACTTTGAGCTCTGGTGCGACGAGCAGATCGACGCTCTGGTACGTGGTGACCAGGCCAAATGGCAACAGGCCCGCCAGCAATCGGCCGTCGGCTATCGCGGCCTGTGTGATGCGCTGGCAATCGCTTATGAAGAGAGCGGTAAAACTCCCCAGCGCCACCACTTCATTAATGAAGCCAAGCTAATCAACCAGGTAATCACCGGACAATTCGCCGGCCGCAACCGCGACGAACTTAGCGCCCATGAGCTGCTGCTGGTCACCCTGATCGAGATCCGTGACGTGCTGCTGATTGGCCAGGGCAAGGACTTCGCAGCCCGCAAAGCATCCCTACTGCGCTATGTCCAAAGCCTTACGGCCAAGCACCTTAGGAGTAATGCCGCATGACAGCTATGCTCATGATCAGCGATAAACGGTCGATAACTTTTGTTGCAAGCAATCGCGCTCGTCGGTATGGTTTGCCCGTCGCTGCAAATTCAGCGATCGGGCTTGGCCGCTCGAGGAACGTTAGGCGCAATAGCGCCCCCATTACGATTGCTGGCGCTTTTTTTGTGCCCGCAGTTACGTGTTATGGCGGGTTGCGTGGGGACACCTTCGGGTGTGCCGGGTTCCTAACGTCCCGGTCGGCCAACCCCGCGCAACCTGCCACCCTAATTCGCTTGGCCGCGAACGGTGGCAGTTCCTCAACGTTAGGAGCTACACCGATGCCTACCCTAAGTCCGTCCGCGATTCGCGCCTTTGCTCACCGCCGCATGGCCCTGAGCGCCCTCCGCGCAAACTCCAGCCTCGCAACCCGCCTCAAGCGTTACTCGCACCACATGGGCATTGCCCGCTCCCTAGAGTCTGCCGGGGGTGTGCAATGAATGCTCACGCCCGCACCATCCAAGAGATTGCCCACGACACGCTTGAGGATCTCGAAAGCGCCCAGATCGCCCTACGCAAGGTTGAGGCCGTTCTCTATGCCGCATTGGCAGACAAGGGCACGAGTCAGCACGTCCGCAATCTGGTAGACGTCGCGTGGAACCTAGCCGCTGACGGCGCCAACACCGCCGACTGCAACCGCGAGGCAATTTCCGCCGCTCTGTCAGGGTGCGCTGGCCTAGGCGCCGGGGGTGACGAATGAAAACGGCAATCCAAACGCGGGATGACCTCAGTTTCACCAAGCGCGACGACATGGGCAGGCTCATCAACTGGCCCCGGAACAACCCTGGCGTAGCTGCCGATTGGGAAAAGGGCCT
The sequence above is drawn from the Pseudomonas quebecensis genome and encodes:
- a CDS encoding FliI/YscN family ATPase, which encodes MSTQLQARLDAWQQRQIQSLANFSPVTMRGRIQRVNGMLLQCRLPQARIVDLCQVEKHPGDYMLAEIIGFDNQDAVLSALGNLEGVQVGAGVERLGISHRVQVSQALLGQVLDGFGRPISGEGASAFAEAGASDAHSVLCDAPLPTERPRINRALATGVRSIDGLLTLGEGQRVGLFAGAGCGKTTLLAEIARNVECDVIVFGLIGERGRELREFLDHELDEQLRAKAVLVCATSDRSSMERARAAFTATALAEGFRREGRRVLLLIDSLTRFARAQREIGLAAGEPLGRGGLPPSVYSLLPRLVERAGLTRDGVITAIYTVLIEQDSMNDPVADEVRSLLDGHIVLSRKLAERGHYPAVDVLASLSRILSNVAAPEDIQAGTGLRRLLSAYQQIELMLKLGEYQPGSDPLTDLAVDSRQAVDGFLRQDLREPTPMAHTLEQLKELTTHVPF
- a CDS encoding FHA domain-containing protein, with protein sequence MFELRVLDGPSQGAALPLFGEQWSIGAHADADLVLHGTGIAEQHAHLRFIKANWSVQAQAGLLRDAGGRMLAQIASLALNVPFWVGEAQLCVTLADQPWPQAATPEPPSQSPADDPAPGFKLSSIPPSQQKRLLSLVLAVTAMIVVVGMISTGEPEAQASLMPPVTQKHKLDSPFDVRQQLLKMLSERELSQRVSLQLINGQVALGGDVSQEEVELVARMLSRFGEQFDSAVPVISRVRARDEQLPFRIVQIVGGPNGHVVLEEGNRLFVGDEVDGLRLVLIDNSKVVFDGAQRYEVRW
- the sctV gene encoding type III secretion system export apparatus subunit SctV, encoding MTALSAINRVLLKVAQRAEVLGAVVVMAIVFIFIVPLPTWLVDILIALNICISCLLIVLALYLPGPLAFSSFPSILLLTTMFRLALSIATTRLILLEQDAGDIVEAFGNFVVGGNLAVGMVIFLILTLVNFLVITKGSERVAEVAARFSLDAMPGKQMSIDSDLRAGLIDGAQARDKREQLSRESQLFGAMDGAMKFVKGDAIAGLIIVVVNLLGGFSTGMFQHGLSAADSMALYSVLTIGDGLIAQIPALLISLTAGMIITRVAPDGRRGVTNMGAEIARQMTSEPKSWVIASVGMLAFAAVPGMPTGVFMLISLISGALGFYLLRQRRRQAEPAAQATDAVRPEENGSEDLRGFDPSRPYLLQFPSSLRGTPQVAELIHGIRQSRNALVANIGLTLPPFEVELDDSLAADEMRFCVHEVPMVKASVVSHLAVERSALTVEPGRGIPGLVERDEQNWLWLAPDDPLLDDPQLERFTATALIIDRMKQAMMLSGPQFLGIQESKAILGWLEHNQPELVQELQRIMPLSRFSAVLQRLASEGVPLRAVRLIVESLIEYGQHEREPEALADYARIALKAQIYHQHSEDDGLHAWLLSPHSENILREALRQTQTGVFFALEDEHSAALINLLNQAFTLRAKSKSVLLVAQDLRSPLRTLLVEEFNHIAVLSFAELGSTSKVKVLGRIDLGQDELMRGAAA
- the sctW gene encoding type III secretion system gatekeeper subunit SctW — its product is MKIEANNDIQVNPRLDLPAVTPASVPVPGKGVDELAELFSQEVGNQFRTLAERKVGVRVPPAEQLAQLYDQLGHPAQATMASISRRIRMQLLHNPTVETLLELTGQDPARAFVVLKYVAAQADAEVRAAEAALARDAIARLEVRFSGEIQAGLNIASALQATGVDPQERQALRALYYASVVRRQSLATMMQALLGVYGAERFHEGIKVMRKALADDVAAQVSSVPTAALRTLLLGLQSCGQLSAVLAGCRGMIQRLCVEYDAVDLLQRLLGYAGGGIASAEALRLASELGGGPTQQQLVCLNALYPLFQQLPLAVWPDSRARQEALHVLLVVLDELHRTTRPAARFISEPRGTA
- a CDS encoding RNA polymerase sigma factor yields the protein MNIPIEALAHLVGSSPQFMHHLTDDEQKKLRRFIHKRVLNPEDADDLLQLTYLEAWRNRERYSGIATLSTWMCGIAQNLIRNHFRRMYAKPAHCEFDESLSHGQDESNNLDWEFEVNRRLEKTLNAIDHLPTEMRKTLYASLETDGSYQDTADALDIPIGTVRSRLSRAREQLKRVTHTSQHP
- a CDS encoding tyrosine-type recombinase/integrase, whose translation is MKRSEIKRRPLSDTALAGLEPDANEYRELDGSGLYFRVKPDGQKSWQLRYKKPDGKWSWLGLGGYPEVSGSVARQKAAELRTDAADGKNPIVTKQARKKAERDIAGETFEPLAREWYASRLTNWDAGTAKRIIGALERHVFPVFGKRPYADITPLEWMEFLRGMEQQGILEQMSRVRSYCRDAYDLARVTGRATHNPLEGLQKYLQSGKAENYAHVSPDELPGLIRAITAYPHAHDVRLGLRLLSLFAVRPSELREARWSEFDFTKKLWTIPVERKGRKKGLEHLVPLSSQAIEALEELRQYTGSYPLLFPGRSDHTKPRSDTVFLMALRRMGYEGRQTGHGFRHIASTVLNENGFDENHVEAQLSHKKPGVAGVYNKAQYLPQRTKMMQWYANYLDGLASGVVIQGDFGKRA
- a CDS encoding helix-turn-helix transcriptional regulator, encoding MTNISSTSASDTSARPFCDPATTLIRIPEMEAITGYKRPTIYKRLKDDPTFPKPVPLSNSKARGAPVAWVLAEVQTWVRQRIALREVAA
- a CDS encoding helix-turn-helix domain-containing protein, giving the protein MNKKKADQQASHKNTRVENTSGTAQRARLLERLQAGPIDTFTAIRELNIVRPGARINELRGLGHKILTHRLTLTDDQGRTHQGMALYYLSTNPPAEVPA
- a CDS encoding KilA-N domain-containing protein — protein: MSARIIPFDYQGQTVTFNAEGWINATVAAARFDKVPNEWLRLGSTEEYIEKLASRMIESNTGKPRITLVTTRRGNSANSGTWLHPKLAVKFARWLSVDFELWCDEQIDALVRGDQAKWQQARQQSAVGYRGLCDALAIAYEESGKTPQRHHFINEAKLINQVITGQFAGRNRDELSAHELLLVTLIEIRDVLLIGQGKDFAARKASLLRYVQSLTAKHLRSNAA